The following are encoded in a window of Armatimonadota bacterium genomic DNA:
- the hemC gene encoding hydroxymethylbilane synthase has translation MEASYTRKLRVGTRGSALAIRQTTWVVDQLRLFNPEVEAEIITIKTKGDLVPNVPLAQIGDKGIFVKDIEQALLDDAIDLAVHSMKDLPSELPEGLCIGAVPERLDPSDVLISNGLGLMDLPKNARIGTDSLRRRAQLSYLRRDFQFPGLRGNLDTRLRKLDEGEFDGVIVAYAGMARMGWTERIVEKIPLDKCLPAAGQGAIAVEVREDDIEALGFLLALNHYESRVAVTAERSMIGALGGTCRVPMGACGVVENGKLRLMGVVASPDGDCLIRREVFGDPEQAEEVGRELAEILLASGADELIKRMEYW, from the coding sequence ATGGAAGCTAGTTATACGAGGAAGCTGAGGGTTGGTACCAGGGGAAGCGCTCTTGCAATTCGCCAGACTACTTGGGTTGTAGACCAGCTCAGACTTTTTAATCCGGAAGTTGAAGCTGAAATTATAACTATAAAGACCAAGGGCGACCTAGTGCCAAACGTTCCGCTTGCTCAGATTGGCGACAAAGGGATTTTTGTGAAGGATATTGAACAAGCGCTTCTCGATGACGCCATTGATTTGGCAGTGCACAGCATGAAGGATCTTCCGTCGGAACTGCCCGAAGGTCTTTGCATTGGTGCTGTCCCAGAGCGGCTTGACCCCAGTGACGTTTTAATCAGCAATGGGCTGGGGCTGATGGATTTGCCAAAAAATGCGCGAATTGGGACGGACAGTCTGAGGCGTCGAGCCCAACTAAGCTACTTACGGAGAGATTTTCAATTTCCTGGTCTCCGTGGAAACCTAGATACAAGGTTGCGCAAGCTCGATGAAGGGGAGTTCGATGGAGTTATCGTTGCATATGCCGGAATGGCGCGTATGGGCTGGACTGAGAGGATTGTAGAAAAGATTCCTTTAGATAAATGCCTCCCGGCAGCGGGACAAGGAGCGATAGCAGTCGAGGTTCGCGAGGATGACATCGAAGCGCTTGGGTTCCTTTTAGCGCTGAACCATTATGAAAGCCGAGTGGCTGTGACTGCCGAACGAAGTATGATTGGTGCTCTCGGAGGCACATGCCGAGTTCCAATGGGCGCCTGCGGTGTTGTTGAGAATGGAAAGCTTAGGCTCATGGGGGTTGTTGCAAGTCCCGATGGCGACTGCCTAATTCGTAGGGAAGTCTTTGGCGATCCCGAGCAGGCAGAGGAAGTTGGTCGAGAGCTGGCAGAAATCCTTCTTGCTAGCGGGGCAGATGAATTGATAAAGAGAATGGAGTATTGGTGA
- the nadB gene encoding L-aspartate oxidase has protein sequence MPIDVEYLVLGSGIAGLTFALRVSKFGKVALVTKKSDTESNTNYAQGGIACVMSEDDSFDLHILDTQIAGAGLCRKEAVETIVREGPSRVRELVELGVKFSTEKTPTGEERFALGREGGHSKRRILHAADLTGREIERALVVQVKKQENIRIFEHEFAIDLIIEKNGNKTCLGAYVFDPETEEVTVFRAKATMLATGGLGRVYLHTTNPEIATGDGVAMAYRAGAKIANMEFIQFHPTSLYHPDARSFLISEAVRGEGGVLRLRDGSTFMEKYHHMGCLAPRDIVARAIDAELKKSGDECVYLDVTHLDPEKLKRRFPNIYEKCLSVGLDITKEWIPIVPAAHYSCGGVLTDIYGRASIDRLYAAGEVACTGVHGANRLASNSLLEALVFAHRAADDAIGIPYNSVMDLDREVADFPRDVHSQYVSEKLIAELTEHLRNVMWRDVGIVRTNDRLLKAQAEVREIADKVNELYSTGRLTTSLLELRNLATVAELIIKSALMRKESRGLHYNLDYPTLDDVNWKKETILVCDQ, from the coding sequence ATGCCGATTGATGTTGAGTATCTTGTGTTGGGGAGCGGCATTGCCGGACTAACTTTCGCTTTGCGTGTTAGTAAGTTCGGAAAGGTAGCCCTCGTCACCAAAAAAAGCGACACAGAGTCGAATACAAATTACGCCCAGGGTGGGATTGCATGCGTAATGAGCGAGGATGACTCGTTCGACCTTCACATACTCGATACGCAAATTGCAGGTGCTGGCCTCTGCCGGAAAGAAGCAGTCGAAACCATCGTTAGGGAAGGCCCAAGCCGTGTTCGAGAATTGGTTGAACTAGGGGTCAAGTTCAGCACGGAGAAAACACCCACGGGAGAGGAGCGTTTTGCTCTTGGGCGAGAAGGCGGTCATTCAAAGCGAAGAATCCTTCATGCCGCCGACCTAACGGGGCGTGAAATTGAGCGTGCTCTAGTTGTTCAAGTTAAAAAGCAGGAGAATATTCGCATTTTTGAGCATGAGTTTGCAATTGACCTAATTATCGAAAAGAATGGTAATAAAACTTGTCTAGGTGCCTATGTCTTTGATCCAGAGACTGAGGAGGTTACAGTTTTCAGAGCAAAAGCCACCATGCTAGCTACTGGCGGCCTTGGTAGGGTGTACTTGCATACCACCAATCCGGAGATCGCTACGGGCGATGGTGTGGCAATGGCTTATCGAGCTGGCGCGAAAATTGCGAATATGGAGTTTATTCAATTTCACCCAACTTCGCTTTACCATCCCGATGCCCGGTCGTTCTTAATCTCAGAAGCTGTGCGCGGTGAAGGAGGCGTGCTTAGACTCCGAGACGGCAGCACATTCATGGAAAAGTACCATCATATGGGTTGCCTTGCGCCCAGAGATATTGTTGCTCGGGCAATTGATGCGGAACTTAAGAAAAGTGGCGATGAGTGCGTCTACCTCGATGTAACCCACCTTGATCCTGAGAAGCTGAAAAGGCGTTTCCCTAACATTTACGAAAAATGCCTTTCAGTCGGTTTAGATATTACGAAAGAGTGGATTCCTATAGTTCCTGCGGCTCATTATAGTTGTGGTGGTGTGCTGACAGATATTTACGGCCGAGCCTCGATTGATAGGCTGTATGCTGCTGGCGAAGTAGCTTGCACCGGCGTTCATGGAGCAAACCGTCTTGCGAGCAATTCTCTGCTAGAAGCATTGGTATTTGCCCATCGTGCTGCGGATGATGCAATTGGCATTCCGTATAATAGCGTCATGGACTTGGACCGAGAAGTTGCCGATTTCCCAAGAGATGTTCACTCTCAGTATGTCAGCGAAAAATTAATTGCAGAACTTACTGAACATCTCCGGAATGTAATGTGGAGAGATGTCGGCATAGTTCGCACGAATGATAGGCTTCTAAAGGCACAAGCTGAGGTGCGAGAAATTGCAGATAAAGTTAACGAGCTGTATTCGACTGGTCGTCTTACTACATCCTTGCTCGAACTTCGAAACCTAGCGACTGTCGCCGAATTGATCATTAAATCAGCCCTTATGCGTAAAGAAAGTCGTGGCTTGCATTACAATTTAGATTATCCCACACTGGATGATGTTAATTGGAAAAAGGAAACAATTCTCGTTTGCGACCAATAA
- the cobA gene encoding uroporphyrinogen-III C-methyltransferase, with translation MEKGNNSRLRPISKGKVYLVGAGPGDPGLLTIRGLECIKQADVIVYDRLVHPSILSHVRSGAELIYVGKTSGAHTMNQEDINRLLSSKALEGKTVVRLKGGDPFVFGRGGEEAEHLANLGIEFEVIPGVTSAIAVPAYAGIPVTHREFASSFAVVTGHEKAQKGGHEEGQMPLTSSISQLACFPGTLVFLMGMENLREIVAELVKGGLAPSTPVAIIRWGTLPSQETLMGTLECICAEVERANFKPPAVIVVGEVVRLREKLRWFDNRPLFGKNVLVTRSRDQASVLSDLLRKCGANPIEFPLIRIVSPTDFSRLDMALDHIEEYDWLIFTSTNGFKAVINRLEVLGHDIRWLKGPKICAIGSATAEAIKAFGIRIDFVPSQFIAEAIVREFPEEVSGKRILLPRSEEARETLPEKLGEQGAVVDVVSVYRTELDETGEISRIREMLSKGEIDIITFTSSSTVKNFVKLIGASVPENTTVACIGPITAQTAKELGIEPDVVAESYTIEGLVRSLIGSQ, from the coding sequence TTGGAAAAAGGAAACAATTCTCGTTTGCGACCAATAAGCAAAGGAAAGGTCTATTTGGTTGGGGCGGGACCTGGTGACCCCGGACTTCTTACCATCAGGGGATTAGAATGTATTAAACAAGCGGACGTAATTGTTTATGACCGCTTGGTTCATCCCTCAATCCTTTCGCATGTGCGCTCTGGTGCTGAGTTGATTTATGTGGGTAAGACATCAGGTGCGCATACAATGAATCAAGAAGACATAAACCGTTTATTGAGCAGCAAGGCACTGGAGGGCAAAACAGTAGTTCGTTTAAAGGGTGGCGATCCGTTTGTGTTCGGCCGCGGCGGCGAGGAGGCAGAGCACCTTGCAAACCTAGGGATTGAGTTCGAGGTCATTCCAGGTGTAACATCTGCTATTGCAGTACCAGCTTATGCCGGTATCCCAGTTACTCACCGGGAATTCGCTTCGTCTTTTGCTGTCGTTACCGGCCATGAAAAAGCCCAAAAGGGCGGGCATGAAGAAGGTCAAATGCCTTTAACTTCCTCCATTTCTCAGTTAGCTTGTTTTCCTGGTACCCTTGTTTTTCTTATGGGTATGGAAAACTTGCGAGAAATTGTTGCCGAACTTGTCAAAGGTGGACTGGCGCCGTCCACACCCGTTGCCATTATTCGATGGGGCACGTTGCCAAGCCAGGAAACACTTATGGGGACTTTGGAGTGTATTTGCGCGGAGGTAGAGCGAGCAAACTTTAAACCCCCCGCTGTAATTGTCGTTGGGGAAGTTGTGAGGCTTAGGGAAAAGCTTAGGTGGTTTGACAATCGGCCATTATTTGGCAAGAACGTTTTGGTTACTCGAAGCCGCGACCAGGCTAGCGTGTTATCTGACCTATTGCGAAAATGTGGAGCTAACCCCATAGAATTTCCGCTCATAAGAATTGTTTCGCCGACGGATTTTAGCAGGTTGGATATGGCACTCGACCATATCGAAGAATATGATTGGCTTATATTCACAAGCACAAATGGCTTCAAGGCCGTCATAAATCGTCTAGAAGTACTTGGGCACGACATCAGGTGGCTGAAGGGCCCAAAGATTTGCGCAATAGGCTCAGCCACTGCCGAAGCCATCAAGGCATTTGGAATTCGCATAGATTTCGTGCCTTCACAATTCATAGCAGAAGCAATTGTGCGAGAATTTCCTGAGGAAGTTAGTGGGAAGCGAATTCTTCTTCCGAGGTCAGAAGAAGCACGTGAAACTCTTCCAGAAAAATTGGGTGAGCAAGGGGCGGTGGTAGATGTAGTGAGTGTTTATCGGACTGAGCTTGATGAAACCGGGGAGATAAGTAGAATTCGTGAAATGCTCTCCAAGGGCGAAATCGATATTATAACTTTCACTAGCTCGTCAACGGTGAAAAATTTCGTAAAGTTGATCGGAGCAAGCGTTCCCGAAAACACTACGGTAGCTTGCATTGGCCCAATTACGGCGCAGACTGCAAAAGAATTGGGCATCGAGCCCGATGTCGTTGCAGAGAGCTATACAATAGAAGGTTTGGTTAGATCGCTAATAGGTAGTCAATAA
- a CDS encoding radical SAM protein, whose protein sequence is MIGVTRLYCGTVTSGDSLRYERGHISTLDKRPIVVWNCTRRCNLQCIHCYSDSQNISYSNELTTEEARALIEDLADFHVPVLLFSGGEPLMRKDIFDLAALAREKGIRPVLSTNGVLITKHIAKRIEQAGFGYVGISLDGIGERNDVFRGKKGAFELAMQGFDNCVEAGQKVGLRLTLTRHNFKDLNAIFDFIEEHKINRACFYHLVYTGRGRGLRDEDLSHVETRRAVDIIIDRAADFHRRGLEKDILTVDNHADGPYLYMRMLREGSSRAGEVLQLLKSNGGNQSGIGIGCIDNEGNVHADQFWGHYSFGNVKQRKLSEIWLDTSDPLMAGLKNRKTLLKGRCAACKWLDICNGNFRVRAEAVFGDVWAPDPACYLTDEEIGVKG, encoded by the coding sequence ATGATTGGAGTTACTAGGTTATACTGCGGCACGGTTACCTCTGGCGATTCTTTGAGATATGAGAGAGGACATATCTCAACCTTAGATAAGAGACCTATCGTCGTTTGGAATTGCACACGCCGCTGCAATCTTCAATGCATCCATTGTTACTCTGACTCACAGAACATTAGTTACTCAAACGAACTCACGACTGAAGAAGCACGAGCGCTGATAGAGGACCTAGCGGATTTTCATGTGCCAGTTTTGCTGTTTTCGGGCGGAGAGCCTTTGATGCGGAAGGATATATTTGATCTTGCTGCATTAGCGAGGGAAAAAGGCATTCGGCCTGTGCTCTCAACAAATGGTGTTCTCATAACCAAGCACATAGCAAAAAGAATCGAACAAGCCGGATTCGGGTATGTTGGTATAAGTCTGGATGGGATTGGCGAACGAAATGATGTGTTTCGTGGGAAAAAAGGTGCATTCGAGTTGGCGATGCAAGGCTTTGATAACTGCGTTGAAGCTGGGCAGAAGGTGGGCCTTCGTCTTACACTCACGCGACATAACTTCAAAGACTTGAATGCAATTTTTGACTTCATTGAGGAGCACAAAATAAATCGAGCTTGTTTTTATCATTTGGTATATACAGGTAGAGGGCGGGGTCTTCGAGACGAGGACCTGTCGCACGTAGAGACGCGAAGGGCGGTTGATATTATAATTGACCGCGCCGCCGATTTCCACCGGCGAGGGCTAGAAAAGGATATCCTTACCGTGGACAACCATGCAGATGGACCATACCTTTATATGCGCATGCTCCGAGAAGGTTCCAGCCGGGCAGGGGAAGTTCTGCAGCTCCTAAAGTCAAATGGCGGCAACCAGTCTGGCATTGGTATCGGTTGCATAGATAATGAGGGCAATGTGCATGCTGACCAGTTTTGGGGTCATTACTCTTTCGGCAATGTTAAGCAGCGGAAGCTTAGTGAGATATGGTTGGACACCTCCGACCCATTAATGGCTGGTCTTAAAAACAGGAAGACGTTGCTTAAGGGCAGGTGCGCGGCATGCAAGTGGCTTGACATCTGCAATGGGAATTTTCGCGTACGCGCTGAGGCTGTTTTTGGTGATGTTTGGGCTCCCGACCCAGCGTGCTATCTAACGGATGAGGAGATTGGAGTAAAAGGATAA
- the mnmA gene encoding tRNA 2-thiouridine(34) synthase MnmA, producing MDGNLLSQQPTSNIQAKQHSRCPTVVVAMSGGVDSSVAAAILVEEGYNVIGVTMQIWPQQNETEQKFSRTCCSLSAIDDARRVAFQLGIPHYLMNFREVFARTVVHDFIEEYRRGRTPNPCIRCNRFIKFEALLDKARSLGAEYIATGHYARIIFDESRGRWLLKRGVDSSKDQSYALYSMTQDQLAHTLMPLGNMTKDETRRMASKLGLAVATKPESQEICFVEDRKYPEFLKSVAPEIARPGPILDTKGQVIGEHKGIAFYTIGQRKGLGIALGKPMYVVRINPERNAIVIGRNEDLYSRTLVAKDLNFISIENLQEQIVVTAKIRYNMKDSPAILAPLPNGEALVTFDKPQRAITPGQAVVCYRGEEVVGGGTIDRVVESNEATKYCNFN from the coding sequence ATGGATGGCAATCTGTTATCCCAGCAACCCACATCCAATATACAAGCCAAACAACATTCGCGTTGTCCCACCGTTGTTGTAGCGATGTCGGGCGGTGTAGACAGCTCAGTAGCTGCGGCAATTCTTGTCGAGGAGGGTTATAACGTAATTGGCGTTACAATGCAAATATGGCCGCAGCAAAACGAAACCGAGCAAAAGTTTAGTCGAACATGCTGTTCGCTGAGCGCAATTGATGATGCCCGCCGAGTTGCTTTTCAATTAGGTATTCCGCATTACTTAATGAATTTCCGTGAAGTGTTTGCACGCACAGTTGTTCATGATTTTATTGAGGAATATCGGCGAGGACGAACTCCAAATCCATGCATTCGTTGCAATCGTTTTATTAAGTTCGAAGCCCTTTTGGACAAGGCTAGGAGCCTTGGCGCTGAGTATATTGCAACTGGCCATTATGCTCGCATAATTTTCGATGAGTCACGGGGGCGGTGGCTGTTAAAACGTGGAGTTGATAGTTCTAAAGACCAGTCTTATGCTCTGTATAGCATGACCCAAGACCAGCTTGCCCATACGCTAATGCCGCTTGGCAATATGACTAAGGACGAGACTCGACGAATGGCATCAAAGCTTGGTTTGGCGGTCGCAACAAAGCCTGAAAGCCAAGAGATATGCTTTGTGGAAGACAGGAAGTACCCTGAGTTTCTCAAATCGGTTGCGCCTGAGATTGCAAGGCCAGGGCCGATTCTAGACACGAAAGGGCAAGTTATTGGAGAGCATAAAGGGATTGCCTTTTACACTATTGGCCAGCGCAAAGGACTTGGAATTGCCCTGGGCAAACCAATGTATGTTGTCAGAATAAATCCAGAGCGCAATGCCATTGTAATTGGGCGAAATGAAGATTTATATTCCCGCACGCTAGTGGCAAAAGACTTAAATTTTATTTCTATCGAAAACCTGCAGGAGCAGATTGTTGTCACGGCGAAGATAAGATATAATATGAAAGATTCGCCAGCCATACTTGCTCCCCTACCAAACGGGGAGGCGCTTGTAACCTTTGATAAACCGCAGAGAGCAATAACTCCGGGCCAAGCTGTGGTGTGCTACAGGGGCGAGGAAGTTGTCGGTGGTGGCACAATAGATAGGGTAGTAGAAAGCAACGAAGCAACAAAATATTGCAACTTTAACTAA
- a CDS encoding DUF948 domain-containing protein, which produces MEGLLIAAVVLTSIALFLLAVAFIILATMAGRIGKLSEEITKFVRDAREEFIPVAAEARSALANIDKLTNRAADIAERVSRVAEKAECLLDGAYVAEVAGRVVKSSASSLLSVYEGIKQGIKTLRKSKEGVEGGIGSE; this is translated from the coding sequence GTGGAAGGGCTACTTATAGCGGCGGTGGTGCTTACGTCAATAGCTCTGTTCTTGCTTGCAGTAGCTTTCATAATTCTCGCCACCATGGCTGGCAGGATTGGCAAGCTCAGTGAGGAAATAACCAAGTTTGTAAGAGATGCCCGGGAAGAGTTCATCCCTGTTGCCGCTGAGGCTCGGTCAGCATTGGCGAATATTGATAAACTCACAAACAGAGCAGCTGACATCGCTGAGCGTGTAAGTCGTGTTGCAGAAAAAGCCGAATGCTTGCTAGACGGCGCATATGTCGCCGAAGTTGCAGGCAGAGTGGTGAAATCTTCAGCTTCAAGTCTATTAAGTGTTTATGAAGGAATTAAGCAGGGAATTAAAACATTGCGCAAATCTAAGGAAGGAGTCGAAGGAGGTATTGGAAGTGAGTAA
- a CDS encoding YtxH domain-containing protein: MSNEEEKSVLISVLAGIGIGAIVGAAVGLLFAPKAGSETREDIKKAADDLKAKAQDVVQELSTSAEELVSKSKDLIEATREKVQQAIEAGKRAMAEKRNELERKGEESAEA, translated from the coding sequence GTGAGTAACGAAGAGGAAAAAAGTGTTCTAATCAGCGTTCTTGCAGGCATAGGTATAGGAGCAATCGTTGGGGCGGCAGTCGGGCTTTTGTTCGCACCCAAAGCTGGCTCGGAGACGCGCGAGGATATAAAGAAAGCTGCGGACGACCTGAAAGCAAAAGCGCAAGATGTAGTTCAAGAGCTATCTACATCAGCTGAGGAGCTTGTCTCGAAGAGCAAGGACCTTATTGAGGCTACCCGTGAAAAGGTTCAACAGGCAATTGAGGCAGGCAAGCGAGCAATGGCTGAGAAGAGGAATGAATTAGAAAGAAAAGGCGAGGAGTCAGCCGAAGCCTAA
- a CDS encoding STAS domain-containing protein, giving the protein MNLRLETRSVDSKVSIIDLQGEIDVFTAPQLKQRILEMLDQGVIHLIVNLSGVEYLDSAALGVLIGGLKRLRERDGSLSIICPNMRIKRIFEITGLDKIFDIYATEGEAVKSLKAKEVS; this is encoded by the coding sequence ATGAATCTGAGGCTGGAGACACGTTCTGTTGATTCGAAGGTTTCAATAATAGATTTGCAGGGCGAGATTGATGTTTTTACCGCTCCCCAGCTGAAACAACGGATACTTGAAATGCTTGATCAAGGGGTAATTCATCTCATAGTAAACCTTTCGGGCGTCGAGTATCTGGACAGTGCAGCATTGGGAGTGTTAATTGGTGGATTGAAGCGACTTCGAGAGCGGGATGGAAGCCTAAGTATCATATGCCCGAATATGCGGATAAAACGCATCTTTGAGATTACAGGTCTAGACAAGATTTTTGACATATATGCGACTGAGGGTGAAGCGGTAAAATCGCTCAAAGCGAAGGAGGTCAGCTAA
- a CDS encoding ATP-binding protein, with amino-acid sequence MSLNGQSDVVELRIPCKPEFVSVARLAILGIASRMQLSYDEVEDVRLAVGEACTTAVERAKNAAKTDTYINIRSEISNSKLTIEVEDEVPTAEIRPSEEAASPENIDEQSLGALLMELLVDEIQIEQTPKGGTLVRMVKYAG; translated from the coding sequence GTGTCTCTTAACGGCCAGTCCGACGTCGTCGAGCTAAGAATACCATGCAAGCCGGAATTCGTCAGCGTTGCAAGGTTGGCGATTCTTGGGATTGCTAGTAGAATGCAGCTTTCATATGACGAAGTGGAGGATGTGCGGCTTGCGGTTGGCGAGGCTTGTACGACAGCCGTCGAACGGGCTAAGAACGCTGCCAAAACCGATACTTATATCAACATACGAAGCGAAATCTCAAATTCCAAACTAACCATCGAAGTTGAAGATGAGGTTCCTACTGCTGAAATTCGCCCTTCGGAAGAGGCAGCTTCGCCTGAGAATATAGATGAGCAAAGCCTGGGGGCTTTGCTGATGGAGCTGCTTGTTGACGAAATCCAAATCGAACAAACCCCTAAGGGCGGCACACTCGTTCGCATGGTAAAATATGCAGGATAA
- a CDS encoding SigB/SigF/SigG family RNA polymerase sigma factor — translation MAPRKKSEAAIQTDDDAEALFEEYARTRDPKIRDRLVLMHQNLVRFLAGKFVNRGEPIEDLVQVGTIGLINAIDRFDPKRGTKFSTYATPTIVGEIRRYFRDKAWSLKVPRRLQELNLAANKAAEELSQKLGRPPTIQEIAEAVNATEQETLEAIELGNAYDAISLDSKLEHESDSSPLSLSEFVGDIDGSLDNIERYGDLNQAIDCLDQREKSIIYLRFFKDMSQTEVAKRLNISQMHVSRLQQKALKRLRELLAD, via the coding sequence ATGGCTCCACGAAAGAAAAGCGAAGCCGCTATTCAAACGGACGACGATGCCGAGGCCCTTTTTGAAGAATATGCCCGCACAAGGGATCCTAAAATCCGCGATCGGCTGGTTTTGATGCACCAAAACCTGGTTCGGTTTCTGGCCGGGAAGTTTGTTAACCGAGGAGAGCCGATTGAGGACTTAGTCCAAGTGGGCACTATTGGGCTCATCAACGCTATTGACCGCTTTGACCCCAAGCGGGGCACGAAGTTCTCAACCTACGCCACTCCTACAATAGTCGGCGAAATTAGGCGTTACTTCCGCGACAAAGCTTGGAGTCTGAAAGTTCCGCGACGGCTCCAGGAGTTGAATCTGGCGGCGAACAAGGCGGCTGAAGAGCTATCACAAAAGTTGGGAAGACCGCCAACTATCCAGGAGATTGCGGAAGCAGTGAATGCTACTGAGCAAGAGACTCTTGAGGCAATCGAACTAGGAAACGCCTATGACGCAATCTCGCTTGATAGCAAGCTTGAGCATGAAAGCGATTCTTCGCCTCTTAGCTTGTCCGAGTTTGTAGGAGATATAGACGGTTCGCTTGACAACATCGAGAGATACGGAGACCTCAACCAGGCAATTGATTGTTTAGACCAGCGTGAGAAGTCCATTATTTACCTGAGATTCTTCAAAGATATGTCACAAACTGAGGTTGCCAAAAGGCTGAATATTTCACAGATGCACGTATCCCGTCTTCAGCAAAAAGCCCTAAAGCGGCTCAGGGAGCTTCTCGCCGATTAA
- a CDS encoding AI-2E family transporter, with protein MKASPWYYVSIVLLILVVIAALVLAGAFLLAVRGVLPPFIIAFVIAWLLDPLLGRLQKHKVPRIAAVAGVYILFLALFVLGILFIVPIIVKQAQDLARDIPHQYARFQDFLTAFMQKHQILLERLQLPTTLQEAFSRYSSRIAPITKSAIQALSHWLLENLSKAIWLILIPLSAFYFLNDMERIRSKSVLIVPKQYRVRVIEVASRVGQVFSSYVRGLIIVCLLYSIGTTVILAAIGLKYGIILGLLAGVLYAVPYVGAITITLLVFLVGLATYQQGAFAHAVFAGVLMVALNQTFDLVITPRILGKSVGLHPVLSLMALVAGGQLFGIVGMILAVPFAASIQEVVFEFFPELKDKESKKRKGHKNSKKQG; from the coding sequence ATGAAAGCGTCGCCTTGGTACTATGTTTCGATAGTTCTTCTTATACTAGTTGTTATTGCTGCGTTGGTTCTCGCTGGTGCATTTTTGTTGGCTGTTCGCGGCGTTCTGCCGCCATTTATCATTGCATTTGTAATTGCCTGGTTGCTAGACCCTCTTCTTGGAAGGCTTCAGAAACATAAGGTGCCTAGAATTGCGGCAGTAGCTGGAGTCTATATCCTATTCCTTGCTCTTTTCGTTTTGGGGATACTTTTCATTGTGCCTATTATTGTTAAACAAGCCCAGGACTTAGCAAGAGACATCCCGCATCAATACGCTCGCTTTCAAGATTTTCTTACTGCATTTATGCAAAAACATCAGATTCTACTAGAAAGATTGCAGCTGCCAACAACTCTGCAAGAAGCTTTTAGCAGGTATAGCAGTCGGATTGCACCGATAACAAAGTCTGCAATTCAAGCTTTGAGTCATTGGTTGCTAGAAAACCTCTCGAAAGCAATATGGCTTATCTTAATACCGCTATCGGCATTTTATTTCTTAAACGATATGGAGCGTATACGGAGCAAGTCTGTGCTTATTGTGCCGAAACAATATCGGGTGCGAGTAATCGAAGTTGCTTCACGAGTCGGGCAGGTATTCAGTAGTTATGTTCGTGGATTAATAATCGTTTGTCTACTATACAGCATTGGTACAACCGTTATTCTAGCGGCTATAGGTCTTAAATATGGGATTATCCTTGGTCTTCTCGCAGGCGTACTATACGCTGTGCCATACGTAGGCGCCATCACCATAACATTGCTTGTATTTCTTGTGGGTTTGGCGACGTACCAGCAAGGAGCATTTGCGCATGCTGTTTTTGCAGGCGTTTTAATGGTGGCTTTAAATCAAACCTTCGATTTGGTAATCACACCGAGGATACTGGGGAAGTCAGTTGGACTACACCCTGTTCTTAGTCTAATGGCACTGGTAGCAGGTGGCCAACTATTTGGCATTGTGGGTATGATTCTTGCAGTTCCATTTGCGGCAAGCATTCAGGAAGTTGTTTTTGAATTCTTCCCGGAACTCAAAGACAAGGAAAGTAAGAAGCGCAAAGGCCATAAGAATAGCAAAAAGCAAGGCTAG
- a CDS encoding ZIP family metal transporter — MLIQLIAYSTTAGLATLAGAIAVLARGPLRRKTVARMMGFGSGVLTGAAFLHLIPSSVERSPIIAGAAMVISFLIFIAIEHVVVIRAHPHAAHHPIGRVEAIGIVGFIALTVHSLVDGVAIAAGFRVSHELGLAAAVAVIAHEVPEGITSVSVFTAANYARKLTLILSSIVALATPGAALVSWFWTRGISQEALAFLLAFAAGSFIYVPAADILPRLHEERDIPSFLYLLLGVTIPVVLLFLE, encoded by the coding sequence ATGTTAATCCAGCTTATTGCATACAGCACGACAGCAGGTCTCGCTACTCTTGCGGGGGCGATTGCGGTATTGGCAAGAGGGCCTCTGAGACGCAAAACCGTGGCTAGAATGATGGGTTTTGGCTCAGGGGTTCTTACTGGCGCCGCTTTTCTTCATCTCATCCCAAGTTCGGTGGAGCGGTCGCCAATTATCGCTGGAGCGGCAATGGTAATCAGCTTCTTAATTTTTATAGCAATTGAGCATGTGGTAGTCATCCGCGCGCACCCGCATGCAGCACATCATCCGATTGGTCGAGTGGAAGCTATTGGCATTGTGGGTTTTATAGCGTTGACTGTGCATAGCCTTGTGGATGGTGTGGCTATTGCTGCGGGTTTCCGTGTTTCCCACGAGTTGGGGTTGGCAGCGGCGGTTGCGGTAATTGCTCACGAAGTTCCGGAAGGTATAACCTCAGTATCCGTCTTCACGGCTGCAAATTACGCACGCAAGTTGACTCTTATCCTGTCTTCAATTGTTGCCTTGGCAACGCCAGGAGCTGCACTTGTGTCGTGGTTTTGGACGAGGGGGATTTCCCAAGAAGCGCTAGCATTTCTATTAGCATTTGCCGCAGGTTCGTTTATTTACGTCCCAGCCGCAGATATTCTACCTCGACTGCATGAAGAGCGAGATATTCCTTCGTTTCTTTATCTCCTGCTAGGTGTTACAATACCTGTGGTGCTTTTATTCTTAGAATAA